One stretch of Aquimarina sp. Aq107 DNA includes these proteins:
- the truA gene encoding tRNA pseudouridine(38-40) synthase TruA, giving the protein MRYFLELSYNGTPYHGWQRQPNAISVQEVLEDALSLLLKSKIDIVGAGRTDAGVHAKQIMAHFDSKDELNVVKFRYKLNSLLPKEIAIKEVSLVGDDAHARFDAISRSYEYFVTLYKDPFSINSAYYLKKELDVDLMNEAAKLLLNYTSFKCFSKSKTDVKTYNCTITHAVWEINDNKLIFKISANRFLRNMVRAIVGTLIEIGEHKLNLEDLKNIIKSENRSEAGYSVPAHGLYLTEVQYPKTIYRTK; this is encoded by the coding sequence TTGAGATATTTTTTAGAACTTTCATATAATGGAACACCTTATCATGGATGGCAACGACAACCTAATGCAATTTCGGTGCAGGAGGTTTTAGAAGATGCGTTATCATTACTGTTGAAATCTAAAATTGATATTGTAGGTGCTGGTAGGACAGATGCAGGTGTTCATGCAAAACAAATCATGGCACATTTTGATAGTAAGGATGAATTGAATGTTGTTAAATTTCGATATAAACTTAATTCTCTTCTTCCTAAGGAGATTGCAATAAAAGAAGTGAGTTTGGTAGGTGATGATGCGCACGCTAGATTTGACGCGATAAGTAGATCTTATGAGTATTTTGTAACATTGTATAAAGACCCTTTTAGTATAAATAGTGCTTATTATCTAAAGAAAGAGTTGGATGTTGATTTGATGAATGAAGCTGCTAAATTACTGTTAAACTATACGAGTTTTAAATGTTTTAGTAAGTCCAAAACCGATGTAAAAACGTATAATTGTACTATTACCCATGCTGTTTGGGAGATAAATGATAATAAATTAATTTTTAAGATTTCTGCGAATCGTTTTTTAAGAAATATGGTAAGAGCGATTGTCGGAACACTTATAGAGATAGGAGAGCATAAATTAAACCTAGAAGATTTAAAAAATATAATAAAAAGTGAGAATAGAAGTGAAGCTGGGTATTCTGTGCCAGCTCATGGTTTATATTTGACAGAAGTACAGTACCCAAAAACTATTTATCGTACAAAGTAA
- a CDS encoding metallophosphoesterase, which yields MKKILLLSDTHSYIDDRILHYVKEADEVWHAGDIGDLKVTDKIEAIKPLRAVYGNIDDDKARICFPLHQRFSCEEVSVWITHIGGYPPKYNRNTIEEIKTNPPKLFICGHSHILKVIPDKNNGVLHMNPGAAGKHGFHKVRTMLRFTLSKGKIENLEVIELGKK from the coding sequence TTGAAAAAAATACTCTTACTTAGTGATACGCATAGCTATATCGACGATCGTATTTTACATTATGTAAAAGAAGCAGATGAAGTTTGGCATGCAGGAGACATCGGTGACCTTAAAGTAACCGATAAAATTGAGGCTATTAAACCACTTCGTGCTGTTTATGGAAATATTGATGATGACAAAGCAAGAATTTGTTTTCCACTACATCAACGATTTTCTTGTGAAGAAGTTTCTGTTTGGATAACTCATATTGGAGGATATCCCCCAAAATACAATCGCAATACGATAGAAGAAATAAAGACTAACCCACCGAAATTATTTATATGCGGACATTCGCATATTTTAAAAGTGATTCCTGACAAAAATAATGGCGTATTACATATGAATCCAGGAGCAGCCGGAAAACATGGATTTCATAAAGTAAGAACCATGTTAAGATTCACATTAAGTAAAGGAAAAATAGAAAACCTTGAAGTAATCGAGCTTGGTAAAAAATAA
- a CDS encoding bifunctional 5,10-methylenetetrahydrofolate dehydrogenase/5,10-methenyltetrahydrofolate cyclohydrolase: MEVLDGKKVSNDIKNEIADEVQKMKDRGEKVPHLAAVLVGNDGASLTYVGSKVKACERIGFESTLVKMPSTTSEVELLAKIKELNEDSNIDGFIVQLPLPPQIDTQKVLLAVDPDKDVDGFHPMNFGKMALDMSTFIPATPFGILELLERYNVDTKGKHTVVIGRSHIVGRPMSILMGRKGWPGNSTVTLTHSHTKNITQIISQADIVISALGVPNFLKAEMVKDDAVIIDVGITRVTDDSRERGYRIVGDVDFENVSKKASFITPVPGGVGPMTIAMLLKNTLLARERHRNNG, encoded by the coding sequence ATGGAAGTTTTAGACGGTAAAAAAGTAAGTAACGATATTAAAAATGAAATCGCTGACGAGGTTCAAAAGATGAAAGATCGTGGCGAAAAGGTTCCGCATTTAGCAGCTGTATTAGTTGGAAATGATGGCGCCAGTCTTACTTATGTCGGGAGTAAGGTAAAGGCATGCGAAAGAATAGGTTTTGAATCTACTTTAGTGAAAATGCCAAGTACCACAAGTGAAGTTGAATTGTTAGCTAAAATTAAAGAATTAAACGAAGATTCTAATATTGACGGGTTTATAGTTCAGTTACCACTACCGCCACAAATTGACACTCAAAAAGTATTATTGGCTGTAGATCCAGATAAAGATGTGGATGGATTTCATCCAATGAATTTTGGGAAAATGGCTTTGGATATGTCTACTTTTATTCCAGCCACACCATTTGGAATTTTAGAACTTTTGGAACGTTATAATGTTGATACAAAAGGGAAACATACCGTAGTTATAGGCAGAAGCCATATAGTAGGAAGGCCAATGAGTATTTTGATGGGAAGAAAAGGCTGGCCAGGTAATTCTACAGTGACATTAACGCATAGTCATACAAAAAATATTACACAGATTATTTCCCAAGCAGATATTGTTATATCAGCGTTAGGTGTTCCTAATTTTCTTAAAGCAGAAATGGTAAAAGATGATGCTGTAATTATTGATGTAGGTATTACTAGAGTTACTGATGATTCTAGGGAAAGAGGATATAGAATTGTAGGGGATGTAGATTTCGAAAATGTTAGTAAAAAAGCTTCTTTTATTACCCCAGTTCCAGGAGGAGTAGGTCCGATGACTATTGCAATGCTTCTTAAAAATACATTGTTAGCTAGAGAGAGGCATCGTAATAACGGGTAA
- a CDS encoding DUF4293 domain-containing protein, whose translation MIQRIQSVYLFLVVLISGGLSTILPYGLNENGEELLPQDNLLVLGMFAGAAILALVSVFLFKNRQLQFVLGRINILLNFILLGVFVYWSLTLSGETLVSEKGIGMLIPVISIVLLVVANKAIKKDENLVKSVDRLR comes from the coding sequence ATGATACAAAGAATTCAATCAGTTTATTTGTTTTTAGTAGTTTTAATATCCGGTGGATTGTCTACTATTTTACCTTATGGGCTTAATGAAAATGGAGAGGAGTTATTACCTCAGGATAATCTTTTGGTTTTGGGGATGTTTGCTGGGGCAGCAATTTTGGCTTTAGTAAGTGTTTTTTTATTTAAGAATAGACAGCTTCAATTTGTTTTGGGGCGTATCAATATCTTATTAAACTTTATTTTACTAGGAGTATTTGTTTATTGGTCACTAACATTATCTGGAGAAACCTTGGTTTCGGAGAAAGGTATTGGGATGTTGATTCCTGTTATTTCTATCGTTTTATTAGTTGTAGCCAACAAGGCTATAAAAAAGGATGAAAATCTCGTAAAATCTGTAGATCGATTACGATAA
- a CDS encoding ABC transporter ATP-binding protein — MAEKSGKAFDFKLFRRLISYTNPYRFTFYFVALSAILLSAFAVLRPLLLQKTIDESFIPKDEKLIVFYISLIFGVLLLEVIFQFLFIYFANWLGQEVIRDVRVKLFDHMLGFKKQYYDKSAVGRLVTRAVSDIETIASIFSQGLFMIISDLLKMAVILCFMLYYSWQLTLIVLAILPFIIFATRVFQRKMKTAFEEVRTQVSNLNSFVQERITGMKIVQLFTRENIEYDSFKEINEKHKKGWIKTVWYNSIFFPIAEMSSSITIGLIVWYGGLRAAQGDVITLGVVIAFIELSQMLFRPLRQIADKFNTLQMGMVAANRVFAVLDTHSKINDLGTIELQNIEGNIDFNDVRFSYIEGEEVLKGISFSVNSGETVAIVGATGAGKSTIINLLNRFYEIDGGVISIDNKPIDTIDLKSLRSHIAVVLQDVFLFADTIFNNITLNNTNITEDQVVKAAKEIGIHDFISSLPGGYHYNVKERGVMLSSGQRQLISFLRAYVSNPGVLVLDEATSSIDSHSEQLIQDATDKITEGRTSIVIAHRLATIKNADKIIVMDSGKIVEQGNHNELLEVENGYYKNLYDVQFAEVREA; from the coding sequence ATGGCTGAAAAAAGCGGAAAAGCATTTGATTTTAAGTTGTTTAGAAGATTGATTAGTTATACTAATCCTTATCGGTTTACATTTTATTTTGTGGCCTTATCTGCTATCTTATTATCAGCTTTTGCGGTATTAAGACCGCTCTTACTACAGAAAACAATTGATGAAAGTTTTATTCCTAAGGATGAAAAATTAATAGTTTTTTATATCAGCTTAATATTTGGAGTTTTACTATTGGAGGTTATTTTTCAATTTCTATTTATATATTTTGCTAATTGGCTAGGTCAAGAGGTGATTAGAGATGTTAGAGTTAAGCTTTTTGATCATATGTTAGGTTTTAAAAAGCAGTATTATGATAAGTCTGCGGTTGGTAGATTAGTAACTCGTGCAGTGAGTGATATAGAAACGATTGCCAGTATATTTAGTCAAGGACTTTTTATGATCATAAGTGACTTGTTAAAAATGGCGGTTATTCTTTGTTTTATGTTGTACTACAGTTGGCAACTTACCTTAATTGTTTTAGCAATTTTACCTTTTATAATTTTTGCTACCAGGGTTTTTCAAAGAAAAATGAAAACTGCTTTTGAAGAAGTAAGAACTCAAGTTTCTAATTTAAATTCTTTTGTACAGGAACGAATAACTGGAATGAAAATAGTTCAGCTTTTTACTAGAGAGAATATTGAATATGACAGTTTTAAAGAAATAAATGAAAAGCACAAAAAAGGCTGGATAAAAACCGTTTGGTATAATTCGATATTTTTTCCTATTGCAGAAATGTCTAGTTCGATCACTATAGGATTAATAGTTTGGTATGGAGGATTGAGAGCTGCACAAGGTGATGTGATTACCTTAGGTGTTGTAATTGCTTTTATTGAGTTATCTCAAATGCTTTTTAGGCCATTACGACAGATAGCGGATAAGTTTAATACGCTGCAGATGGGTATGGTTGCGGCAAATCGAGTATTTGCAGTATTGGATACACATTCTAAGATAAATGATTTAGGAACGATAGAACTTCAGAATATAGAAGGGAATATCGATTTTAATGATGTGCGTTTTAGTTATATAGAAGGAGAAGAAGTGTTAAAAGGAATCTCGTTTTCTGTTAATTCTGGAGAAACAGTTGCAATTGTAGGAGCCACTGGTGCAGGTAAATCGACAATTATCAATTTGCTAAATAGGTTTTATGAAATTGACGGAGGAGTTATTTCTATTGATAATAAACCTATTGATACCATTGATTTAAAATCTTTGCGAAGCCATATCGCTGTAGTCTTGCAAGATGTGTTTTTGTTTGCAGATACTATTTTTAATAATATAACGCTAAATAATACGAATATAACAGAGGATCAAGTTGTGAAAGCTGCTAAAGAAATAGGGATTCATGATTTTATAAGTAGCCTTCCTGGCGGTTATCATTATAATGTGAAGGAAAGAGGGGTAATGCTCTCTTCTGGTCAAAGGCAATTAATATCTTTTCTTAGAGCTTACGTTTCTAATCCTGGTGTTTTAGTTTTAGATGAAGCCACATCTTCTATAGATTCTCATAGCGAACAATTGATCCAGGACGCTACCGACAAGATTACAGAAGGTAGAACTTCTATTGTTATTGCTCACCGATTAGCAACTATTAAAAATGCTGATAAAATTATCGTTATGGATAGCGGTAAGATTGTAGAACAAGGAAACCATAATGAATTGTTAGAGGTTGAAAACGGTTACTACAAAAATCTTTATGATGTACAGTTTGCCGAAGTTCGAGAAGCTTAG
- the msrA gene encoding peptide-methionine (S)-S-oxide reductase MsrA: MKTLIYSILTISTLLTSCQGNSQNNNQTSNTTQNQNIKAIQTEPINGLERAYFASGCFWCVEAVYESVIGVQEVVSGYSGGHTKNPTYESSNTGRTGHAEAVEVLYDPKIISFSSLVDVYFGSQNPTQINGQGPDHGSQYRSIIFYQNDEQKNIIQKKKNFLSKSLNRQIAAEVTPFQKFWKAEDYHQDYEKRNPYNRYIQNVSKPRLKRFQKKIPELIKENH, encoded by the coding sequence ATGAAGACCTTAATATATAGCATACTCACCATTTCTACTTTACTAACTAGTTGCCAAGGTAATAGTCAAAATAATAACCAAACTAGTAATACCACTCAAAATCAAAACATAAAAGCTATCCAAACCGAACCAATTAATGGATTAGAACGTGCATATTTCGCTAGCGGATGTTTTTGGTGCGTAGAAGCAGTATATGAAAGCGTTATTGGCGTACAAGAAGTAGTCTCTGGATACTCTGGAGGACATACCAAAAATCCCACCTATGAATCGAGCAATACAGGACGTACAGGGCACGCAGAAGCTGTAGAAGTTTTATATGATCCAAAAATAATTTCTTTTTCATCACTAGTTGACGTTTATTTTGGCTCCCAAAATCCAACACAAATAAACGGCCAAGGCCCAGATCACGGATCTCAGTACAGATCAATTATATTTTATCAAAATGATGAACAAAAAAATATAATTCAAAAAAAGAAAAACTTTCTTAGCAAAAGCTTAAATAGACAAATCGCAGCAGAAGTAACTCCATTTCAAAAATTTTGGAAAGCAGAAGATTATCACCAAGATTATGAAAAAAGAAATCCATATAATAGGTATATTCAGAATGTATCTAAACCTAGGCTAAAACGTTTTCAAAAAAAAATTCCTGAATTAATCAAAGAAAACCACTAA
- a CDS encoding SH3 domain-containing protein yields MKSIFTFILLLVMTSSTFAQIKSLDRYLMSTAKLELRTGPGANFDIIGEIPQGTQVYVISSGYGDWSTVQYKNGNGFVQTKLLAEDSSIAEAERAAKAAEARRNAARLAAEEAIRKAEQAKIAAAEAARKAIAEAERLTRQAEADAAVAEAAARAAKENQSAAERRRLAELAETQKALEEANKRTLGSTETAYTPIESKTASGGSNAGTRAAAAPTKVTRENKYSSWEKKTYKSGATPKSFNFKGKFEYKLDNYLKVEVGKNTEVVVKLVKMGKTAKDDETIRIVYINSNQTQFIRNIPEGEYYCVIAYGKEWRESPSKNGKKQGTFTKNALYEKGQDILDFNTIKTDEGINVPSYSLSLDLQANGTLYNDVEDQDNIDASSFNSF; encoded by the coding sequence ATGAAATCAATTTTTACATTTATTTTGCTATTGGTGATGACTTCCTCGACTTTCGCTCAAATAAAGTCGCTGGATCGCTATTTAATGTCCACCGCCAAATTAGAATTAAGAACTGGACCAGGAGCAAATTTCGACATTATTGGGGAGATCCCTCAGGGAACCCAAGTATATGTTATTAGTTCTGGTTATGGAGACTGGAGTACAGTACAATACAAAAACGGAAACGGTTTTGTACAAACAAAATTACTAGCAGAAGATAGTAGTATCGCAGAAGCTGAAAGAGCTGCAAAAGCTGCTGAAGCTAGAAGAAATGCTGCTAGACTTGCTGCAGAAGAAGCAATTAGAAAAGCAGAACAAGCTAAAATTGCCGCTGCCGAAGCTGCAAGAAAAGCAATTGCTGAAGCTGAAAGACTAACAAGACAAGCAGAAGCTGATGCTGCTGTAGCAGAAGCTGCCGCTCGTGCTGCAAAAGAAAATCAGTCTGCTGCAGAAAGAAGAAGATTAGCTGAATTAGCTGAGACTCAAAAAGCATTAGAAGAAGCGAACAAAAGAACTTTAGGATCTACAGAGACTGCATACACGCCTATAGAATCTAAAACAGCTTCTGGTGGCAGTAATGCTGGAACAAGAGCAGCTGCTGCACCAACTAAAGTGACTAGAGAAAATAAATATTCTAGTTGGGAAAAGAAAACATATAAGTCAGGAGCTACTCCTAAGTCATTTAATTTCAAAGGAAAATTTGAATACAAATTAGACAACTATTTAAAAGTAGAAGTAGGTAAGAACACAGAAGTTGTAGTTAAACTTGTTAAAATGGGTAAAACTGCAAAAGATGATGAGACAATAAGAATTGTATACATTAATAGTAACCAAACTCAATTCATTAGAAATATTCCTGAAGGAGAGTACTATTGTGTGATTGCTTATGGAAAAGAATGGAGAGAGTCTCCTAGCAAGAATGGAAAGAAGCAAGGTACTTTTACAAAAAATGCTTTGTATGAAAAAGGACAAGATATCTTAGATTTCAACACAATCAAGACGGATGAAGGAATTAATGTACCATCTTATAGTCTTTCTTTAGATCTTCAAGCGAATGGAACTTTATACAATGATGTAGAAGATCAAGATAACATTGATGCTAGTTCTTTCAACTCTTTTTAA
- a CDS encoding DUF3667 domain-containing protein, with the protein MNKTVTINNCKNCGYNIKDVNFCSNCGAKKITKRITFKNLLTEISEVYLNVDNTFIKTIRDLTIKPHLVIDDYINGVRKKHLNLPSYFLLSLTLSTILTFLKEKAFNIASESEKLDDQSETLKFFIEVTEKYPTLGYFLLIPFYSFISRFIFRKYKKYNFTEHIVINTYLIAHLTILTFIPYLISFSFGDYIEESSFVFLGIQAIYATFLFKNLYKIKYIKVIVKGLIGFLLILLIFIGLAVAMALSTKFLEEYGFLN; encoded by the coding sequence ATGAACAAAACTGTTACAATTAATAATTGCAAAAACTGTGGTTACAATATAAAAGATGTTAATTTCTGCTCTAATTGTGGCGCTAAAAAAATCACAAAACGTATTACCTTTAAAAACTTACTTACCGAAATAAGTGAAGTTTATCTTAATGTTGATAATACTTTTATAAAAACTATTAGAGACCTTACTATAAAACCTCACTTAGTAATCGATGATTATATTAATGGTGTCAGAAAAAAACACCTTAATTTACCTTCATACTTTCTATTATCACTTACATTATCGACTATATTAACGTTCTTAAAAGAAAAAGCTTTTAATATTGCGTCAGAATCTGAAAAATTAGATGATCAATCAGAAACATTGAAGTTTTTCATAGAAGTAACAGAAAAATATCCTACACTTGGTTATTTTTTATTAATACCTTTTTACTCGTTTATATCTCGATTTATATTTAGAAAATATAAGAAGTATAATTTCACAGAACATATCGTAATAAACACATACCTAATAGCACACCTTACGATATTAACTTTTATTCCTTATCTAATTTCGTTTAGTTTTGGTGATTATATAGAAGAAAGTAGCTTTGTTTTTTTAGGGATTCAGGCTATTTACGCAACATTTTTATTCAAAAATTTATATAAAATTAAATACATAAAGGTTATCGTAAAAGGACTTATTGGATTCTTATTGATTCTTTTAATCTTTATCGGATTAGCAGTTGCGATGGCTCTATCTACAAAGTTTCTTGAAGAATACGGGTTTCTTAACTAA
- the ffh gene encoding signal recognition particle protein: MFDNLSDKLDKALHILKGHGQITEVNVAETLKEVRRALVDADVNYKIAKDFTATVKEKALGQNVLKSLKPGQLMVKLVKDELTELMGGEVAGVNLSGNPSVVLMSGLQGSGKTTFSGKLANFLKNKKTKKPLLVACDVYRPAAIDQLHVVGEQINVEVFSDRGNNDPVAIAKAGVAHAKANGFNVVIIDTAGRLAVDEVMMTEIANIHKAVTPNETLFVVDSMTGQDAVNTAKAFNDVLNFDGVILTKLDGDTRGGAAISIKSVVNKPIKFIGTGEKMEAIDVFYPSRMADRILGMGDVVSLVERAQEQFDEEEARKLQKKIAKNQFGFDDFLKQIQQVKKMGNMKDLVGMIPGAGKMMKNVDIDDDAFKHIEAIIHSMTPAERTKPQIINASRKKRIGKGSGTSVQQVNQLLKQFDQMSKMMKMMQGGGGKRMMQMMGKMK, translated from the coding sequence ATGTTTGATAATTTAAGTGATAAGTTAGATAAGGCGTTACATATTCTTAAAGGCCACGGTCAAATTACAGAAGTAAATGTTGCTGAGACACTTAAGGAAGTTCGTAGAGCGTTGGTTGATGCCGATGTTAATTATAAAATTGCCAAAGATTTTACAGCTACTGTAAAGGAAAAAGCGTTAGGTCAAAATGTACTTAAAAGTTTAAAACCTGGTCAATTAATGGTAAAACTTGTAAAAGACGAGTTAACCGAATTGATGGGAGGAGAAGTTGCTGGTGTTAATCTTTCTGGCAATCCTTCAGTGGTTTTAATGTCGGGATTACAAGGATCTGGTAAAACTACGTTTTCTGGAAAATTAGCAAACTTTCTAAAGAATAAAAAAACTAAGAAACCACTTTTAGTTGCCTGTGATGTATATCGACCGGCGGCTATTGATCAGTTACACGTTGTTGGAGAACAAATAAACGTTGAGGTTTTTAGTGATAGAGGAAATAATGATCCTGTTGCTATTGCTAAGGCAGGTGTTGCCCATGCTAAAGCGAATGGATTTAATGTAGTGATTATAGATACAGCTGGTCGTCTAGCTGTTGATGAAGTCATGATGACTGAGATTGCTAATATTCATAAAGCTGTTACTCCTAACGAAACTTTATTTGTTGTAGATTCTATGACCGGTCAAGATGCGGTTAATACTGCCAAAGCATTTAATGATGTATTAAACTTTGATGGTGTTATTCTTACCAAATTAGATGGAGATACTAGAGGTGGAGCAGCAATTTCTATTAAATCAGTTGTTAATAAGCCAATAAAATTTATTGGTACAGGAGAAAAGATGGAGGCAATTGATGTATTCTATCCTTCTCGTATGGCGGATCGTATCTTAGGAATGGGAGATGTTGTGTCTCTTGTAGAACGAGCTCAAGAACAATTTGATGAAGAAGAGGCCAGAAAATTACAGAAAAAAATTGCCAAAAATCAATTTGGTTTTGATGACTTCTTAAAACAAATTCAACAGGTTAAGAAGATGGGTAATATGAAGGACCTAGTTGGAATGATTCCTGGAGCTGGCAAAATGATGAAGAATGTTGATATTGATGATGATGCTTTTAAACATATAGAAGCAATTATCCATTCTATGACTCCAGCAGAGCGAACAAAACCTCAGATTATTAATGCAAGTAGAAAAAAACGCATTGGTAAAGGATCTGGAACTTCTGTGCAGCAGGTTAATCAATTACTCAAGCAGTTTGATCAGATGAGTAAAATGATGAAAATGATGCAAGGTGGCGGCGGAAAGCGAATGATGCAGATGATGGGTAAAATGAAATAA
- the rho gene encoding transcription termination factor Rho encodes MLEISELKAKKLPELQEIAKSLNVPKFRTMKKLDLVYQILDYQAANPNKVKEVITEDSSAKTEKKTEKPQSKQAPRQRRPRKTTNTQNPQVKKDTNPPVEKSSPAKPEPKENTQPVKEAKENKKPQRKQEEKKEDRKDDNRKDNRNRNNDKSQNKNRNNNNKKDNNGNRDNGNRDNRNRYKEPDYEFDAIIQSEGVLDIMQDGYGFLRSSDYNYLSSPDDIYVSQSQIRLFGLKTGDTVLGQVRPPKEGEKYFPLIKVNKINGLDPQVVRDRVSFEHLTPLFPQEKFKLAERQSTISTRIMDLFSPIGKGQRGMIVSQPKTGKTMLLKDVANAIAANHPEVYQMILLIDERPEEVTDMQRNVRGEVIASTFDKEAHEHVKIANIVLEKAKRLVECGHDVVILLDSITRLARAYNTVQPASGKILSGGVDANALHKPKRFFGAARNIENGGSLTIIATALTETGSKMDEVIFEEFKGTGNMELQLDRKISNRRIFPAIDLTSSSTRRDDILLDENTIQRMWVMRKYLADMNPVEAMEFINERFKQTRNNDEFLISMNG; translated from the coding sequence ATGTTAGAGATTTCTGAATTAAAAGCAAAAAAGCTTCCTGAGCTACAGGAAATTGCGAAAAGTTTAAATGTACCTAAATTTCGCACCATGAAAAAGTTAGACTTGGTATACCAAATACTTGATTACCAAGCAGCAAACCCTAACAAGGTTAAAGAGGTTATTACAGAAGATTCTTCTGCCAAAACAGAGAAGAAAACCGAAAAACCTCAATCTAAGCAAGCGCCAAGACAAAGAAGACCGCGCAAAACTACAAACACTCAAAATCCTCAAGTCAAAAAAGACACAAATCCTCCTGTAGAAAAAAGTAGTCCTGCTAAACCAGAACCTAAGGAGAATACTCAACCTGTGAAAGAGGCCAAAGAAAACAAAAAACCTCAAAGAAAACAGGAAGAGAAAAAAGAGGATCGAAAAGACGATAACAGAAAAGATAATCGCAATAGAAATAACGATAAATCCCAAAACAAAAACCGTAATAACAATAATAAAAAAGATAATAACGGAAATAGGGATAACGGGAACAGAGACAACAGAAATCGCTACAAAGAACCTGATTACGAATTTGATGCAATCATCCAAAGCGAAGGAGTACTTGATATCATGCAAGATGGTTATGGTTTTTTAAGATCTAGTGATTACAATTACCTCTCTTCTCCTGATGACATATACGTTTCACAATCACAAATTCGACTATTTGGACTTAAAACTGGTGACACAGTTCTTGGACAAGTAAGACCGCCTAAAGAAGGTGAAAAATATTTCCCTCTAATAAAGGTAAATAAAATTAACGGTCTTGATCCTCAAGTAGTAAGAGACAGAGTTTCTTTTGAACACCTAACACCACTTTTCCCTCAAGAGAAATTTAAATTAGCAGAAAGACAAAGCACTATATCAACACGAATAATGGATTTGTTTTCTCCTATTGGTAAAGGACAACGTGGTATGATTGTTTCTCAACCAAAAACAGGTAAAACAATGCTACTAAAGGATGTAGCAAATGCAATTGCAGCTAACCATCCTGAAGTATACCAAATGATATTACTGATTGATGAACGACCTGAAGAAGTTACCGATATGCAGCGTAATGTTCGCGGGGAAGTTATAGCATCAACATTTGACAAGGAAGCTCACGAGCATGTAAAAATTGCTAACATTGTATTAGAAAAAGCAAAAAGACTAGTAGAGTGTGGCCATGATGTAGTAATACTACTAGACTCTATTACCCGTTTAGCTAGAGCATACAACACTGTGCAACCAGCTTCTGGTAAAATTCTTAGTGGTGGTGTTGATGCAAATGCGTTACATAAGCCTAAACGATTTTTTGGTGCGGCTCGTAATATAGAAAATGGTGGATCACTTACCATCATAGCAACAGCTTTAACCGAAACTGGTTCCAAAATGGACGAAGTTATCTTTGAAGAATTCAAAGGAACTGGTAATATGGAACTACAATTGGATCGTAAAATATCCAATCGTAGAATTTTCCCTGCTATTGATCTTACATCGTCAAGTACACGTAGAGATGACATATTATTAGACGAAAACACAATACAAAGGATGTGGGTAATGAGAAAATACCTAGCAGATATGAATCCTGTAGAAGCTATGGAATTTATCAATGAACGTTTTAAACAAACAAGGAACAATGATGAATTCTTGATTTCCATGAACGGATAA